One genomic region from Rhodospirillales bacterium RIFCSPLOWO2_02_FULL_58_16 encodes:
- a CDS encoding GTP-binding protein TypA — protein sequence MVESKSVNLRNIAIIAHVDHGKTTLVDAMFRRSGTFRDNQRVAERAMDSNELERERGITILSKCTSVEWQGLRVNIVDTPGHADFGGEVERILSMVDGVLLLVDAAEGPMPQTKFVTAKALKLGLKPIVVINKVDRPDARILEVHEEVFDLFAALEASDEQLDFPILFASGREGWASLEADKRGDSLDPLFKVVAEYVSPPKADSEGPFTMLATTLENDPFLGRVLTGRIQSGAVTSNMVVKAIRHNGEIVEQTKVTKIFAFRGLERMSLDSAGAGDIIALAGFSVATVADTLCAPSVVKPIAADPVDPPTLSMIFSVNDSPLCGQEGTKVTSRMIRERLMREGEGNVSIRISETANKDAFEVAGRGELQLGVLIETMRREGFELSVSRPKVLFKDDPELGLLEPVEEVQVDVDAEFSGLVVEALNVRKGQMKGMSPSGGGKTRLTFLAPSRGLIGYHGEFMTETRGTGVMSRIFHGYAPFKGPIPGRRNGVLISNSGGKTVAYGLMGLEGRGPLFIGSGVQVYEGMIIGEHSRGNDLEVNPMKSKQLTNIRAAGKDDAVTLTPPRRMSLEQAIAYIKDDERVEVTPKNIRLRKAMLSPHDRKRESRKAENE from the coding sequence TTGGTTGAAAGCAAAAGCGTTAATTTACGCAATATCGCTATTATTGCCCACGTTGATCACGGCAAGACCACATTAGTCGACGCCATGTTCCGCCGGAGCGGCACTTTCCGCGATAATCAACGGGTGGCGGAGCGGGCCATGGACTCCAACGAGCTGGAGCGCGAGCGCGGCATCACCATCTTGTCCAAGTGCACCTCCGTTGAGTGGCAGGGTCTGCGCGTCAACATCGTTGATACCCCCGGCCATGCCGATTTCGGCGGCGAGGTAGAGCGCATCCTGAGCATGGTCGACGGCGTGCTGTTGCTGGTGGACGCCGCCGAAGGGCCGATGCCCCAGACCAAGTTTGTCACCGCCAAGGCCTTGAAGCTGGGCCTCAAGCCGATCGTGGTGATCAACAAGGTGGATCGTCCCGACGCCCGCATTCTTGAGGTGCATGAAGAGGTGTTTGATCTGTTCGCGGCGCTGGAGGCCAGTGATGAACAGTTGGATTTTCCGATACTCTTCGCTTCCGGCAGAGAAGGCTGGGCAAGCCTTGAGGCGGATAAACGGGGCGACAGCCTTGACCCGTTGTTTAAAGTCGTTGCCGAGTATGTTTCTCCCCCCAAGGCCGATTCGGAAGGCCCCTTCACCATGCTGGCGACGACGTTGGAAAATGATCCGTTCCTCGGGCGGGTGCTGACCGGGCGCATCCAGTCCGGCGCGGTTACCTCCAACATGGTCGTCAAGGCCATCCGTCATAACGGCGAAATAGTGGAACAGACGAAGGTGACCAAAATTTTCGCCTTCAGGGGGCTGGAGCGGATGTCGCTGGACAGCGCCGGGGCCGGCGATATCATTGCCTTGGCCGGATTCTCCGTCGCTACCGTCGCCGATACCTTGTGCGCCCCCTCCGTGGTGAAGCCGATTGCCGCCGATCCCGTTGACCCGCCGACCCTGTCGATGATCTTTTCCGTCAACGATTCGCCCCTTTGCGGCCAGGAAGGGACCAAGGTTACTTCGCGGATGATTCGTGAACGGCTGATGCGCGAAGGCGAGGGCAATGTTTCCATTCGCATCAGCGAGACCGCCAATAAAGACGCCTTCGAGGTCGCCGGGCGCGGCGAACTGCAACTGGGCGTCCTCATCGAGACCATGCGCCGCGAGGGCTTCGAGCTTTCGGTAAGCCGCCCCAAGGTGCTGTTCAAGGACGATCCCGAACTCGGGCTGCTGGAGCCTGTCGAAGAAGTGCAGGTTGATGTGGATGCGGAGTTCTCGGGGCTGGTGGTCGAGGCGCTGAACGTCCGCAAGGGACAGATGAAAGGAATGAGTCCGTCAGGCGGCGGCAAGACAAGACTTACCTTTCTGGCGCCCTCGCGCGGGCTGATCGGCTACCACGGGGAGTTCATGACCGAAACCAGGGGCACCGGCGTCATGAGCCGCATATTTCACGGCTACGCCCCCTTTAAGGGGCCGATTCCGGGGCGACGCAACGGGGTGCTGATCTCGAATTCCGGCGGCAAGACCGTCGCTTACGGACTGATGGGCCTGGAAGGGCGCGGGCCGCTTTTTATCGGCTCCGGAGTCCAGGTTTATGAGGGCATGATCATCGGCGAGCACAGCCGGGGCAACGATCTCGAAGTAAACCCCATGAAGTCCAAGCAACTCACCAACATCCGCGCTGCGGGCAAGGACGACGCGGTAACGCTGACGCCGCCCCGGCGCATGAGCCTGGAACAGGCCATCGCTTACATCAAGGATGATGAACGGGTCGAAGTAACTCCTAAAAATATCCGTTTGCGCAAGGCCATGCTTTCCCCCCACGACCGCAAACGGGAATCGAGGAAAGCGGAGAATGAATAG
- a CDS encoding carbohydrate kinase: MPNAKYDVVGIGNAIVDVLAHAEDSFLKSHGLVKGTMSLINSQAADKLYEEIEPTLECSGGSAANSIAALAVLGGRGAFIGKVCDDKLGAIFRKDIAALGIVFNSTPSRYSASTARCLILVTPDAQRTMQTYLGACVELGPDDIDENLIADSHITYLEGYLWDPPKAKEAFVKAAVVARKAGRKVALSLSDPLCVARHRDDFIDLVDNHVDILFANEAEITSLYQVSNFDAALQKVRGHCEIAALTRSAKGAVLISGDEVHVLDAEPLEKVVDTTGAGDAYAAGFFYGLVNGKSIYDCGRIGAIAAAEVIGHFGARPEVSLAKLVAKKLG; the protein is encoded by the coding sequence ATGCCTAATGCAAAATATGATGTCGTAGGTATCGGCAACGCCATTGTTGACGTTCTCGCCCACGCCGAGGATTCGTTTCTTAAATCCCACGGGCTTGTGAAGGGAACGATGTCGTTGATCAATTCACAGGCTGCGGACAAATTATACGAAGAAATAGAGCCGACGCTCGAATGTTCCGGCGGTTCGGCAGCCAACAGCATCGCCGCGCTGGCCGTGCTGGGCGGACGCGGAGCCTTTATCGGAAAGGTATGCGACGACAAGCTCGGCGCCATCTTCCGCAAGGATATCGCGGCGTTGGGCATCGTTTTCAACAGCACGCCGTCACGCTACAGCGCCTCCACCGCCCGCTGCCTGATTCTGGTGACGCCGGACGCCCAGCGCACCATGCAGACGTATTTGGGCGCCTGTGTCGAACTGGGACCGGACGATATTGATGAGAACCTGATCGCTGACTCCCACATCACCTACCTGGAGGGCTATCTTTGGGATCCGCCGAAGGCTAAAGAGGCCTTCGTCAAGGCCGCCGTTGTCGCCCGCAAGGCCGGACGCAAGGTGGCGCTCAGCCTGTCTGATCCGTTATGCGTCGCCCGTCACCGGGACGATTTCATCGATCTGGTGGACAACCATGTCGATATCCTGTTCGCCAACGAGGCCGAGATTACGTCGCTCTATCAGGTGAGCAACTTTGACGCCGCCTTGCAGAAAGTGCGCGGCCACTGCGAAATCGCGGCTCTCACCCGCAGCGCCAAGGGCGCGGTGTTGATTTCCGGCGATGAGGTGCATGTGCTTGACGCCGAGCCGTTGGAAAAGGTGGTTGACACCACCGGCGCCGGCGACGCCTACGCCGCCGGCTTTTTTTACGGACTGGTCAACGGAAAGAGTATTTATGATTGCGGGCGTATCGGCGCTATCGCCGCCGCCGAGGTGATCGGGCATTTTGGCGCCCGGCCTGAAGTATCCCTCGCCAAACTGGTGGCGAAAAAGCTTGGTTGA
- a CDS encoding diaminopimelate decarboxylase, translated as MDHFTYRDGRLCAEDVSLEVIADKVGTPFYCYSTATLERHYRAFADAFAGLDAMICYAVKANSNIAVIRTLANIGAGADVVSGGELKRALAAGVSPAKIVFSGVGKSEAEIAAALKAGVARINVESDPELDVLNKAASSMGVIAAAAIRVNPDIDANTHDKITTGRRENKFGIEWTRAHEVFRRAAAMKSVAVTGIAVHIGSQITDIKPFADAFVRMRDLTAILRADGHSIDSLDIGGGLGVPYDIGNLINIAPTPGEYADAVKSILGNLGCRLILEPGRAIAGNAGVMVSRVLYIKEGASRTFVIIDAAMNDLLRPALYGAAHAVVPIIEARPNARRREMDVVGPVCETGDTFAKQLPLPEIKAGDLLAIRTAGAYSAAMSSTYNSRALIPEVLVKGGGFAVIRRRVTVDDQMAYESSPPWLEAGGTDR; from the coding sequence ATGGATCATTTCACATACCGTGACGGCAGGCTGTGCGCCGAGGATGTTTCCCTTGAGGTTATAGCCGACAAGGTGGGCACGCCCTTTTATTGTTACTCGACGGCGACTTTGGAGCGCCATTATCGCGCCTTCGCCGACGCCTTCGCCGGCCTCGACGCGATGATTTGCTACGCGGTGAAGGCCAACTCCAACATCGCCGTTATCCGCACCCTGGCGAATATCGGCGCCGGCGCCGACGTGGTCTCCGGCGGCGAACTGAAGCGCGCCCTGGCGGCGGGCGTCTCCCCGGCGAAAATCGTCTTCTCCGGCGTCGGCAAGAGCGAGGCCGAGATAGCGGCGGCGCTGAAGGCCGGCGTAGCGCGGATCAATGTCGAGTCAGACCCGGAACTGGATGTCCTCAACAAGGCGGCGTCTTCGATGGGGGTCATCGCCGCCGCCGCCATCCGCGTCAATCCCGACATTGACGCCAATACCCATGACAAGATCACCACCGGCAGGCGTGAAAACAAGTTCGGCATCGAATGGACGCGGGCGCATGAAGTATTCCGCCGCGCCGCCGCCATGAAGTCTGTCGCCGTTACCGGCATCGCCGTGCATATAGGTTCACAGATTACCGACATCAAACCCTTTGCCGACGCCTTTGTCAGGATGCGCGACCTGACGGCCATCCTGCGCGCCGACGGACACAGCATTGACAGCCTTGATATCGGCGGCGGTCTCGGCGTTCCTTACGACATCGGTAATTTGATAAATATCGCGCCGACGCCGGGCGAATACGCGGATGCGGTCAAGTCAATTCTCGGCAATCTCGGCTGCCGGCTGATTCTTGAACCGGGCCGGGCCATTGCCGGCAACGCCGGCGTCATGGTCTCCCGCGTTCTTTACATAAAAGAGGGGGCAAGCCGCACCTTCGTCATTATCGACGCCGCCATGAACGACTTGTTGCGTCCGGCTCTTTACGGCGCCGCTCATGCCGTCGTTCCCATAATCGAAGCGCGGCCGAACGCCCGGCGGAGAGAGATGGATGTAGTAGGGCCGGTGTGCGAAACCGGAGACACTTTCGCCAAACAACTGCCGCTGCCGGAGATAAAGGCGGGCGACCTTTTGGCCATACGCACCGCCGGGGCCTATTCGGCGGCAATGAGTTCCACCTACAACTCCCGCGCCCTGATCCCCGAGGTGCTGGTCAAGGGCGGCGGCTTCGCCGTGATCCGCCGCCGGGTTACCGTCGATGATCAGATGGCCTATGAATCCTCTCCCCCATGGCTGGAAGCGGGCGGGACGGATCGGTGA
- a CDS encoding argininosuccinate lyase — MTDKPSNMWGGRFDGGPSEIMEEINASIGFDQRLYAQDIAGSKAHCAMLARQGIITQEDADAILEGLDAVLKEMESGDFEFKRELEDIHMNVEARLTELAGEAGERLHTARSRNDQVATDLRLWVREALERLDVGLRNFQEVLITRAEEHAADVMPGFTHLQAAQPVTLGHHLLAYVEMIGRDRGRVADCRRRLNECPLGSAALAGTSFNIDRHMTATALGFDRPCANSLDGVSDRDFAMEFLSLAAILAVHLSRLAEEIVLWSSDQFGFVRLADAFSTGSSIMPQKRNPDAAELVRAKSGRVIGALNTLLIAVKGLPLAYGKDMQEDKEPVFDAADTLALSVAAMTGMLKDAKFNCGNMREAASRGHACATDLADWLVRVLGVPFRSAHHISGRIVKMAENKGVALDALSLKDMQTVESSINKTVFDVLGVDNSVAARACFGGTAPDNVRRAATDARKRFLE, encoded by the coding sequence ATGACTGATAAACCATCAAATATGTGGGGCGGGCGCTTCGACGGCGGTCCTTCTGAAATCATGGAGGAAATCAACGCTTCCATCGGTTTTGACCAACGTCTCTACGCCCAGGATATTGCCGGCTCCAAAGCCCACTGCGCCATGCTGGCGCGCCAAGGCATCATAACGCAAGAAGATGCGGACGCCATCCTCGAAGGACTCGATGCGGTCCTCAAGGAAATGGAAAGCGGCGATTTCGAGTTCAAGCGGGAACTGGAAGACATCCACATGAATGTGGAAGCCCGGCTTACCGAACTGGCGGGCGAGGCGGGTGAACGCCTGCATACGGCGCGTTCGCGCAATGATCAGGTGGCGACCGACCTCAGGCTGTGGGTGCGCGAGGCGCTGGAAAGACTGGACGTCGGCCTCAGGAATTTCCAGGAAGTTCTTATAACCAGGGCCGAGGAACACGCCGCCGACGTGATGCCGGGGTTCACCCATCTGCAAGCGGCGCAGCCGGTGACCCTCGGCCACCATCTTCTGGCTTATGTAGAAATGATCGGGCGTGATCGCGGGCGCGTCGCCGACTGCCGACGCCGCCTTAACGAATGTCCGTTGGGTTCCGCCGCCCTCGCCGGCACTTCGTTTAATATCGACCGCCATATGACGGCGACCGCGTTGGGCTTTGACCGCCCCTGCGCCAATTCCCTGGACGGCGTGTCGGATCGCGACTTCGCCATGGAGTTTTTATCCCTGGCGGCAATCCTGGCCGTCCATCTGTCCCGCCTGGCCGAGGAGATAGTGTTGTGGAGTTCGGATCAGTTCGGCTTTGTTCGTCTGGCTGATGCTTTTTCTACCGGCAGTTCGATCATGCCGCAAAAGCGCAATCCCGACGCCGCTGAACTGGTGCGCGCCAAGAGCGGACGGGTGATCGGCGCCCTCAACACCCTTCTTATCGCCGTCAAAGGATTGCCGCTGGCCTACGGCAAGGACATGCAGGAAGACAAGGAGCCGGTGTTTGACGCCGCCGATACGCTGGCCCTGAGCGTCGCCGCCATGACCGGCATGTTGAAAGACGCAAAGTTCAATTGCGGGAATATGCGGGAAGCGGCGTCAAGGGGCCATGCCTGCGCCACTGATCTTGCCGACTGGCTGGTCAGGGTTCTCGGCGTGCCGTTTCGCAGCGCCCATCATATCAGCGGGCGTATCGTCAAGATGGCCGAGAATAAAGGCGTAGCCCTGGATGCCTTGTCATTGAAAGACATGCAAACGGTGGAGTCTTCCATTAACAAGACGGTATTTGACGTGCTGGGCGTCGATAATTCGGTTGCCGCCCGCGCCTGTTTCGGCGGCACGGCGCCTGATAACGTGCGCCGGGCGGCGACCGACGCCCGAAAACGCTTTCTGGAATAA
- a CDS encoding X-Pro aminopeptidase: protein MTDKDPLSANEACQENETLERLLRQAGSRLRVDEVRALAHGAAAAAAFDPDSWLTLVDAGGDVRLETRLKALYAEMAASLDGGKGDSAIRLAALRKELNRRGVQGFIVPHSDECQGEYVPRCAERLSWLTGFTGSAGAAVILEDKAAIFVDGRYTLQVREEADGALFEFVSQGDGRPGEWISRNLASDARLGYDPRLHTQNQIMRLETACKKAGGTLEALDDNPLDAVWFDRPPPPISPTVPHEIVFAGESSDRKRQRIAEDIKQDGLGAAVLTASDSIAWLLNIRGGDVPFAPLTLAFAVIHADAAVELFIDRRKLTSKTVRHLGDGVNVEDIEAFGAALDRLGAKKTRTRLNLDGASAWVFARLKKAGADIVPGVDPCALAKACKNTMELDGIRNAHKRDGVALCRFLAWLSGQAPGSGLTEMAAAERLDALRREGEHFRGPSFATISGAGANGAVVHYRVSEKSNRRIENGTLYLVDSGGQYLDGTTDVTRTIAIGNPSVEMRLNFTRVLKCHIALASARFPEGATGSQLDVLARKALWDVGLDYDHGAGHGVGAYLNVHEGPHRISKHPNRVALKPGMVTSIEPGYYKTGAYGIRIENLAAVASLPSPRSREKEMLGFETLTMAPIDLSLVETALLDVGEAVWLDAYHGRIRMELKPLVDAETARWLEQATRPVGWL, encoded by the coding sequence TTGACCGACAAAGACCCATTATCGGCAAACGAAGCCTGTCAGGAGAACGAGACGCTTGAGCGTCTCTTGCGTCAGGCCGGATCGCGCCTGAGGGTGGACGAAGTCCGCGCCCTGGCTCACGGCGCCGCCGCCGCCGCCGCTTTTGATCCTGACTCATGGCTGACCCTTGTCGATGCCGGAGGAGATGTAAGGCTTGAAACCCGACTGAAGGCGCTTTACGCCGAAATGGCGGCGTCCCTTGACGGCGGCAAGGGCGATAGCGCGATCAGACTCGCCGCGTTGCGCAAAGAATTAAATCGTCGCGGCGTGCAGGGGTTCATCGTGCCTCACTCTGATGAATGCCAGGGTGAATATGTCCCCAGATGCGCCGAGCGATTATCATGGCTTACCGGATTTACCGGGTCCGCCGGCGCGGCGGTGATTCTTGAGGACAAGGCCGCCATATTCGTCGATGGCCGTTACACTCTTCAGGTTCGTGAGGAAGCCGACGGCGCCTTGTTTGAATTTGTGAGCCAGGGCGACGGCCGGCCCGGAGAATGGATTTCCCGGAATCTGGCCTCTGACGCCAGACTCGGCTACGACCCCCGGCTGCATACGCAAAATCAGATAATGAGATTGGAGACCGCCTGCAAAAAGGCCGGGGGCACGCTTGAGGCTCTTGATGACAATCCGCTGGACGCCGTCTGGTTCGACCGGCCGCCGCCTCCCATCTCGCCGACGGTCCCCCACGAGATCGTCTTTGCCGGCGAATCTTCCGACCGCAAGCGTCAGAGGATTGCCGAAGATATAAAGCAGGATGGGCTGGGCGCCGCCGTTCTCACTGCTTCTGATTCCATAGCATGGCTTTTGAACATACGCGGCGGAGATGTGCCGTTTGCTCCCCTGACGCTGGCCTTCGCCGTCATTCACGCCGATGCCGCCGTCGAGCTGTTCATCGACCGCCGGAAACTTACGTCTAAAACCGTCCGTCATCTGGGCGATGGAGTCAACGTCGAGGATATTGAGGCTTTCGGCGCCGCCCTGGACAGGCTGGGGGCAAAGAAGACCAGGACGCGCCTCAACCTTGACGGCGCCTCGGCCTGGGTCTTTGCGCGGCTGAAAAAAGCCGGCGCCGATATTGTTCCCGGCGTCGATCCGTGCGCGCTTGCCAAGGCATGCAAGAACACGATGGAGCTGGACGGCATCCGTAACGCCCACAAGCGCGACGGCGTCGCCCTCTGCCGCTTCCTCGCCTGGTTGTCCGGGCAGGCGCCGGGATCGGGGCTTACCGAAATGGCCGCCGCCGAGCGACTGGACGCATTGCGCCGCGAGGGGGAGCATTTTCGCGGGCCGAGTTTTGCCACCATCTCCGGCGCCGGCGCTAACGGCGCCGTCGTCCATTACCGGGTCAGCGAAAAAAGCAACCGCCGGATCGAGAACGGAACCCTTTATTTGGTTGATTCCGGCGGCCAGTATCTGGACGGCACCACCGACGTCACCCGCACCATCGCCATCGGCAACCCTTCGGTCGAGATGCGCCTCAACTTCACCCGCGTGCTCAAGTGTCACATCGCGCTGGCGTCGGCCCGTTTCCCGGAAGGCGCCACCGGCTCACAGCTTGATGTTCTGGCCCGCAAGGCGCTGTGGGACGTCGGCCTGGATTATGATCACGGCGCCGGCCACGGCGTCGGAGCCTATTTAAACGTCCATGAGGGGCCGCACAGGATTTCCAAGCATCCCAACCGGGTTGCGCTCAAACCCGGCATGGTGACTTCTATCGAGCCGGGCTATTACAAGACCGGGGCCTACGGCATCCGCATCGAAAATCTGGCGGCGGTGGCGTCGCTGCCGTCGCCCCGCTCCCGGGAAAAAGAAATGCTGGGATTTGAAACCCTGACCATGGCTCCCATCGACCTGTCGTTGGTGGAAACAGCGCTGCTTGATGTAGGCGAAGCGGTGTGGCTGGACGCCTATCATGGCCGAATCAGGATGGAACTGAAACCGCTGGTCGACGCCGAAACCGCCCGCTGGCTGGAACAGGCAACCCGGCCCGTCGGCTGGCTTTAA
- a CDS encoding ATP:cob(I)alamin adenosyltransferase — protein MVKLDKIYTRGGDGGKTSLGNGKRVVKHDPAVVACGAIDEANAAIGVARLHTDGEAGAMLGRIQNDLFNLGADLSCGGTLRITDQQVKRLESEIDALNAGLEPLDSFILPGGSPASACLHMARTVTRRAECLISGLAGVNPAALCYVNRLSDHLFVLARHLNNDGADDVLWAPGTNR, from the coding sequence ATGGTGAAGCTGGATAAAATCTACACACGCGGCGGAGATGGCGGCAAAACCTCGCTGGGCAATGGAAAGCGGGTGGTCAAGCATGATCCCGCCGTCGTCGCCTGCGGCGCTATCGACGAGGCCAATGCGGCTATCGGCGTGGCCCGTTTGCATACCGATGGCGAGGCCGGCGCCATGCTGGGGCGCATCCAGAACGATCTCTTTAACCTGGGCGCTGATTTGAGTTGCGGCGGTACGCTGCGTATTACGGATCAGCAGGTGAAACGCCTGGAATCCGAGATCGACGCCCTTAACGCCGGTCTTGAACCGCTTGATTCCTTCATCCTGCCCGGCGGCTCGCCGGCTTCCGCCTGTCTGCATATGGCGCGAACCGTGACGCGCCGCGCCGAGTGTCTGATCAGCGGCCTGGCCGGAGTCAACCCGGCGGCATTGTGCTATGTCAACCGCCTGTCCGACCACCTGTTTGTGCTGGCCCGCCATCTCAACAACGACGGCGCCGACGATGTGTTATGGGCGCCGGGGACCAACCGCTGA
- a CDS encoding electron transfer flavoprotein subunit beta, protein MKIIVAVKRVIDYNVKVRIKADGSGVETANVKMSMNPFDEIAVEQGVKLRESGVASEMIAVSIGPKQCQETIRTALAMGADRGIHIETDAEIQPLAAAKLLAAVAKREMPELIILGKQAIDDDANQTGQMLAGLLGRPQGTNVSKLEFTPDKSACVASREVDDGLEVLTIKTPAVITVDLRLNTPRFATLPNIMKAKKKPIAVITPQEMNVDIAPRLTTIKVATPAKRQAGVILKSVAELVDKLRNEAKVIP, encoded by the coding sequence ATGAAGATCATCGTCGCCGTCAAGCGCGTGATTGACTACAACGTCAAGGTCCGCATCAAAGCCGACGGCTCGGGAGTCGAGACGGCCAACGTCAAGATGTCGATGAACCCCTTCGATGAAATCGCCGTCGAGCAGGGAGTCAAGCTCAGGGAATCCGGCGTCGCCTCGGAAATGATCGCCGTCTCCATCGGCCCCAAGCAGTGTCAGGAGACCATCCGCACGGCGCTGGCCATGGGCGCTGATCGCGGCATCCATATAGAAACCGACGCCGAGATTCAGCCGTTGGCCGCCGCCAAGCTGCTGGCCGCCGTGGCCAAGCGCGAAATGCCGGAATTGATCATCCTCGGCAAGCAGGCCATCGATGACGACGCCAACCAGACCGGCCAGATGCTGGCCGGATTGCTGGGCCGTCCCCAGGGAACCAACGTCTCCAAACTTGAATTCACCCCCGATAAAAGCGCCTGCGTAGCATCCCGCGAGGTTGACGACGGCCTGGAGGTATTGACCATAAAAACGCCGGCGGTGATCACGGTTGATCTTCGATTGAACACGCCCCGGTTCGCCACCCTTCCCAACATCATGAAGGCCAAGAAAAAGCCCATCGCCGTCATTACCCCGCAAGAGATGAACGTGGACATCGCTCCCCGGCTGACCACCATTAAGGTGGCGACTCCGGCCAAGCGCCAAGCCGGGGTCATTCTGAAAAGCGTCGCCGAACTGGTGGACAAGCTGAGAAACGAGGCGAAGGTGATCCCATGA
- a CDS encoding electron transfer flavoprotein subunit beta — translation MSALVIAEHDNVSLKSATLNAVTAAAQLGEVAVLVAGHNCRAVAEAAAGVNGVAKVLLADAAVHAHPLAEVLAPLIVRQAPGFEHILASATTYGKNLMPRVAALLDVAQISEITAVESRDVFVRPVYAGNVMATVRSGDAVKVITVRATAFAAASSEGGSAAIAVIEPGADSGISVFSGRRLTKSERPELTGAKIVVSGGRGMQSAEKFKLLEGLADKLNAAIGASRAAVDGGFVANDSQVGQTGKIVAPNLYIAFGISGAIQHVAGMKDSKVIVAVNKDEDAPIFRIADYGLVMDLFQVIPELSAELDKHQ, via the coding sequence ATGAGCGCCCTAGTCATCGCCGAACATGACAATGTATCCCTGAAGTCCGCCACCCTGAATGCCGTTACGGCGGCGGCGCAGCTTGGGGAGGTCGCCGTTCTGGTCGCCGGACATAATTGCCGCGCCGTCGCCGAAGCCGCCGCCGGGGTCAACGGCGTCGCCAAGGTATTGCTGGCCGACGCCGCCGTCCATGCGCATCCGCTGGCCGAGGTGCTGGCGCCGCTGATCGTCAGGCAGGCTCCCGGTTTTGAGCATATATTGGCGTCGGCCACCACCTACGGAAAGAATCTGATGCCGCGAGTGGCGGCGCTGCTGGACGTGGCGCAGATTTCAGAAATCACCGCCGTCGAAAGCCGTGATGTCTTCGTCCGTCCCGTCTATGCCGGCAACGTCATGGCCACCGTCCGCTCCGGCGATGCCGTAAAAGTAATCACCGTACGCGCCACCGCCTTCGCCGCCGCCTCTTCCGAAGGCGGAAGCGCCGCCATTGCCGTCATCGAGCCGGGCGCGGATTCCGGCATATCCGTCTTTTCCGGCCGGCGGTTGACCAAGTCCGAACGTCCCGAATTAACCGGCGCCAAGATCGTGGTTTCCGGCGGGCGCGGCATGCAGAGCGCTGAAAAATTCAAGCTTCTCGAAGGTCTGGCCGATAAACTGAACGCCGCCATCGGCGCTTCCAGGGCGGCGGTGGACGGAGGCTTTGTCGCCAACGATTCCCAGGTCGGCCAGACCGGCAAGATAGTGGCCCCGAATCTGTATATCGCCTTCGGCATCTCCGGCGCCATCCAGCATGTGGCCGGAATGAAGGACAGCAAGGTCATCGTCGCCGTCAACAAGGATGAGGACGCGCCGATCTTCCGGATTGCCGATTATGGGCTGGTGATGGACCTGTTTCAGGTTATACCTGAATTGTCGGCGGAACTGGACAAGCATCAATGA
- a CDS encoding 3-hydroxybutyryl-CoA dehydrogenase (converts (S)-3-hydroxybutanoyl-CoA to 3-acetoacetyl-CoA), translating into MTGKISIKKIGVIGAGQMGGGIAHVCALGGYDVHLIDIDEDRLEQGVRTIEKNMSRQIAKGRISEGDKTAALARLTTGLGADGFKDCDLVIEAAIEDEETKKAILKNLCPHLKKDALIATNTSSISITRLAARTDRPGKFIGLHFMNPVPVMELVELIRGIATENDTYEAVRELTLKLGKTPINAEDFPAFIVNRILLPMLNEAIYVLYEGVGTVAAIDGAMKLGVHHPMGPLELADFIGLDICLAIMNTLHEGLADAKYRPCPLLVKYVEAGWLGRKTGRGFYDYAGAIPIPTR; encoded by the coding sequence ATGACCGGTAAGATTTCCATAAAAAAGATCGGCGTCATCGGCGCCGGGCAAATGGGCGGCGGCATCGCCCATGTGTGCGCCCTCGGCGGTTACGACGTTCACCTGATCGATATCGACGAAGATCGTCTTGAACAGGGCGTGCGGACCATCGAAAAAAACATGTCCCGTCAAATAGCCAAAGGCAGGATTTCCGAAGGCGACAAAACGGCGGCGCTGGCGCGTCTCACCACCGGACTTGGAGCGGACGGCTTCAAGGACTGTGATCTGGTTATCGAAGCCGCCATCGAGGATGAGGAGACCAAAAAGGCGATTCTCAAGAATCTGTGTCCTCACCTCAAGAAAGACGCCCTGATCGCCACCAACACCTCGTCCATTTCCATCACCCGCCTGGCGGCGCGCACCGACCGCCCCGGCAAGTTTATCGGCCTGCACTTTATGAACCCGGTGCCGGTGATGGAGCTGGTGGAGCTGATTCGCGGCATCGCCACCGAGAACGATACCTACGAAGCGGTGCGCGAACTGACCTTGAAGCTGGGCAAAACGCCGATCAACGCCGAGGACTTTCCGGCCTTTATCGTCAACCGCATCCTGCTGCCGATGCTGAACGAGGCCATCTATGTCCTGTACGAGGGCGTCGGCACCGTCGCCGCCATCGACGGGGCGATGAAGCTGGGCGTTCACCATCCCATGGGACCGCTGGAGCTGGCCGACTTCATCGGCCTGGATATCTGTCTGGCGATCATGAACACCCTGCACGAAGGCCTGGCCGACGCAAAGTACCGCCCCTGCCCGCTGCTGGTGAAATATGTCGAGGCCGGCTGGCTGGGCCGCAAGACGGGTCGCGGATTCTATGACTACGCCGGGGCGATTCCGATACCGACGCGGTAG